A region of Mammaliicoccus sp. Dog046 DNA encodes the following proteins:
- a CDS encoding copper ion binding protein, translating into MKEQIINVEGMSCAHCKQAVEESVGQLIGVSEVVASPDDNQVRVVYQDPASIDNIENAIFDAGYEVV; encoded by the coding sequence ATGAAAGAACAAATTATTAATGTTGAAGGTATGTCATGTGCACATTGTAAACAAGCAGTAGAAGAATCTGTAGGACAATTAATTGGCGTAAGTGAAGTAGTTGCAAGTCCTGATGATAATCAAGTACGCGTTGTATATCAAGATCCAGCAAGTATCGATAATATTGAAAATGCAATCTTTGACGCAGGATATGAAGTTGTTTAA